One window from the genome of Solea solea chromosome 2, fSolSol10.1, whole genome shotgun sequence encodes:
- the kansl1l gene encoding KAT8 regulatory NSL complex subunit 1-like protein isoform X3: MAPALTKILKRGHGIHLSSPSSTARVDSNKGSVLSTESGSDIRFTEDNDPQMMWLNVLSFPSLESCLPMSSLNVPAKPMFSCQQASDNQWFLCSPASLLSFLSFNEDQRISHQEVSFLPGVPDMFLGTVPEHNGQEACPLHGFDAAHECGPDGGDVHRSPLTLSAVSPSDSRGDIRSQGYSLFFAPPQTVSQERAANMGCAPPVAVQSCGGRLNVDQLPSRSVLEEAGRKQHSTQAGLYGQAWSKPYFLWLDLCTASSSNKELRETTYLGQSEQRGQQEALDYETTASSSSDQESEEERTCNKTITSPASSSCSCESRWLEERAEVGSSWSWLQLRLSELEGRIQQLVELHKHVRSTKGQVVLAASTDRLNDAESCSPTRLLHNMEKQSAQVSSLIPPLSFSPPAKQAQTCRAERSFISGLNGGNVFVPSSIKRSRMGTTRLYKADVSRGCARTRPLLFCQKPKLFNIYSPDDSQQDSLSSSSCSCSSCDPVVLCSDHDGSSSSAMSLRKHTSRPHYVLSPLFDTPLAHDLQRTFAGEEWSQRPLVINAHSSAPALHHRCESTPLHNSHKHRQHARHRKSRDIGLSIIRSRRRRANHRKRKQRRIRMLIKDEDDDDQYQPWELEEFSDGVLEESYTQFSHKQTSQGSIVKCHGVTVCSVNDIVIPSSLTKVKKLQYKDILTPRWRVVSTQSLMEHQADDEDGQVEDLCDEFFGQRHMALEHWESMRWSSWGKRKRCRRSTRLCDNGVGMCTSGEESSAEWSGAQLENGEQPSSEEWLPQTPWKPRLFPLDEEEEEALLCDRAENIPSCWSRSGSVSCSSMNS; encoded by the exons ATGGCCCCAGCTCTGACTAAAATCCTGAAACGGGGCCATGGcatccacctgtcctcaccttcCTCTACTGCCAGAGTGGACTCAAATAAGGGGTCCGTGCTAAGTACTGAGTCTGGGTCTGACATCAGATTCACAGAAGACAACGACCCCCAGATGATGTGGTTGAACGTTTTGTCGTTTCCCTCTCTGGAGTCCTGCCTGCCCATGAGCTCCCTGAATGTCCCTGCCAAACCCATGTTTTCCTGTCAGCAGGCATCTGACAATCAGTGGTTCCTCTGCAGCCCGGCTTCCCTCCTCAGCTTCCTGTCCTTCAATGAAGATCAGAGAATTTCTCATCAGGAGGTCTCCTTCTTACCAGGTGTACCAGACATGTTTTTAGGCACTGTACCTGAGCACAATGGCCAAGAGGCTTGTCCTCTGCATGGCTTTGATGCTGCTCATGAATGTGGGCCAGATGGTGGTGATGTGCATCGCTCCCCTCTTACACTTAGTGCCGTTTCTCCTTCCGATTCCCGGGGGGACATTAGGTCCCAGGGttactctctcttttttgcaCCCCCACAGACAGTCTCACAGGAGAGAGCAGCCAACATGGGCTGTGCTCCTCCAGTTGCAGTGCAGTCTTGCGGTGGCAGGTTGAACGTTGACCAGCTGCCATCCAGATCTGTGCTGGAGGAGGCTGGTAGAAAGCAGCATTCTACACAGGCAGGGCTTTATGGCCAAGCTTGGAGCAAACCATATTTCCTTTGGCTAGATTTATGCACAGCGTCATCTTCCAACAAGGAGCTCAGAGAGACCACCTACCTTGGCCAGTCCGAGCAGAGAGGCCAGCAGGAGGCCTTGGACTATGAGACCACAGCCAGCAGTAGCTCAGACCAAGAGTCGGAGGAGGAGAGAACTTGCAACAAAACCATCACTTCACCTGC cagcagcagctgtagctGTGAGAGTCGATGGCTGGAAGAGAGAGCGGAGGTGGGCAGCAGCTGGAGCTGGTTGCAGCTGCGTTTGTCTGAGCTGGAGGGGAGGATACAACAACTGGTGGAGCTCCACAAGCACGTCCGCTCTACCAAA GGTCAAGTGGTGCTTGCAGCATCGACGGACAGGCTGAATGACGCTGAATCTTGCAGCCCCACGCGCCTTCTTCACAACATGGAGAAGCAG AGTGCCCAGGTGTCGAGTCTGATTCCTCCTCTCAGCTTTTCACCGCCCGCAAAACAAGCACAGACCTGTCGAGCAGAGAGAAGCTTCATAAG TGGTCTGAACGGGGGCAATGTTTTTGTGCCAAGCAGCATCAAGAGAAGCAGAATGGGGACCACAAGGCTGTACAAGGCTGACGTATCAAGGGGTTGTGCCCGGACCCGACCTTTGTTATTTTGCCAAAAGCCCAAACTGTTCAACATCTACAGCCCTGATGATAGTCAACAG GACTCACTCTCATCGTCTTCATGTTCTTGTTCCTCCTGTGATCCTGTCGTCCTCTGTTCTGATCATGACGGCAGCTCCAGCTCGGCCATGTCCCTGAGGAAGCACACTTCCAGACCTCACTATGTGTTGTCACCTTTATTTG ACACTCCACTGGCCCACGACTTACAGAGAACCTTTGCTGGAGAAGAATGGTCCCAAAGGCCATTAGTTATCAACGCCCATTCATCAGCTCCAGCCCTCCACCACAGATGTGAATCCACACCACTGCACAACA GTCATAAGCACAGGCAGCATGCGAGGCATCGTAAAAGCAGAGATATTGGTCTGTCCATCATCAGGAGTCGACGCAGAAGAGCTAAtcacaggaagaggaagcaAAGACGCATCCGAATGCTGATAAAAG atgaggatgatgacgaTCAGTACCAGCCGTGGGAGCTTGAGGAATTTTCAGATGGAGTGCTGGAGGAAAGCTacacacagttttcacacaAGCAGACCTCTCAA GGCTCTATTGTCAAATGCCATGGAGTGACTGTGTGTAGCGTCAATGACATCGTCATCCCCAGCTCACTGACTAAAGTGAAAAAGCTGCAGTACAAAGACATCCTCACACCTCG gtggAGAGTGGTGTCCACCCAGTCTCTGATGGAGCACCAGGCGGACGATGAGGACGGACAG GTCGAAGATCTCTGTGATGAATTCTTTGGTCAGAGGCACATGGCTTTGGAGCACTGGGAGAGTATGCGCTGGTCTTCCTGGGGAAAGAGAAAACGCTGCAGGCGTTCTAcaag GCTGTGTGACAATGGGGTCGGGATGTGCACATCAGGAGAGGAGAGTTCTGCGGAGTGGAGTGGTGCTCAGCTGGAAAATGGTGAACAGCCGAGCTCAGAGGAGTGGCTG CCTCAGACTCCTTGGAAACCACGACTGTTTCCTttggatgaggaagaggaagaagctcTCCTCTGTGATAGAGCAGAAAACATTCCCTCATGTTGGTCACGGTCTGGTTCTGTCTCCTGCTCATCAATGAACTCTTAA
- the kansl1l gene encoding KAT8 regulatory NSL complex subunit 1-like protein isoform X1, whose protein sequence is MAPALTKILKRGHGIHLSSPSSTARVDSNKGSVLSTESGSDIRFTEDNDPQMMWLNVLSFPSLESCLPMSSLNVPAKPMFSCQQASDNQWFLCSPASLLSFLSFNEDQRISHQEVSFLPGVPDMFLGTVPEHNGQEACPLHGFDAAHECGPDGGDVHRSPLTLSAVSPSDSRGDIRSQGYSLFFAPPQTVSQERAANMGCAPPVAVQSCGGRLNVDQLPSRSVLEEAGRKQHSTQAGLYGQAWSKPYFLWLDLCTASSSNKELRETTYLGQSEQRGQQEALDYETTASSSSDQESEEERTCNKTITSPASSSCSCESRWLEERAEVGSSWSWLQLRLSELEGRIQQLVELHKHVRSTKGQVVLAASTDRLNDAESCSPTRLLHNMEKQSAQVSSLIPPLSFSPPAKQAQTCRAERSFISGLNGGNVFVPSSIKRSRMGTTRLYKADVSRGCARTRPLLFCQKPKLFNIYSPDDSQQDSLSSSSCSCSSCDPVVLCSDHDGSSSSAMSLRKHTSRPHYVLSPLFDTPLAHDLQRTFAGEEWSQRPLVINAHSSAPALHHRCESTPLHNSHKHRQHARHRKSRDIGLSIIRSRRRRANHRKRKQRRIRMLIKDEDDDDQYQPWELEEFSDGVLEESYTQFSHKQTSQGSIVKCHGVTVCSVNDIVIPSSLTKVKKLQYKDILTPRWRVVSTQSLMEHQADDEDGQVEDLCDEFFGQRHMALEHWESMRWSSWGKRKRCRRSTSRLCDNGVGMCTSGEESSAEWSGAQLENGEQPSSEEWLPQTPWKPRLFPLDEEEEEALLCDRAENIPSCWSRSGSVSCSSMNS, encoded by the exons ATGGCCCCAGCTCTGACTAAAATCCTGAAACGGGGCCATGGcatccacctgtcctcaccttcCTCTACTGCCAGAGTGGACTCAAATAAGGGGTCCGTGCTAAGTACTGAGTCTGGGTCTGACATCAGATTCACAGAAGACAACGACCCCCAGATGATGTGGTTGAACGTTTTGTCGTTTCCCTCTCTGGAGTCCTGCCTGCCCATGAGCTCCCTGAATGTCCCTGCCAAACCCATGTTTTCCTGTCAGCAGGCATCTGACAATCAGTGGTTCCTCTGCAGCCCGGCTTCCCTCCTCAGCTTCCTGTCCTTCAATGAAGATCAGAGAATTTCTCATCAGGAGGTCTCCTTCTTACCAGGTGTACCAGACATGTTTTTAGGCACTGTACCTGAGCACAATGGCCAAGAGGCTTGTCCTCTGCATGGCTTTGATGCTGCTCATGAATGTGGGCCAGATGGTGGTGATGTGCATCGCTCCCCTCTTACACTTAGTGCCGTTTCTCCTTCCGATTCCCGGGGGGACATTAGGTCCCAGGGttactctctcttttttgcaCCCCCACAGACAGTCTCACAGGAGAGAGCAGCCAACATGGGCTGTGCTCCTCCAGTTGCAGTGCAGTCTTGCGGTGGCAGGTTGAACGTTGACCAGCTGCCATCCAGATCTGTGCTGGAGGAGGCTGGTAGAAAGCAGCATTCTACACAGGCAGGGCTTTATGGCCAAGCTTGGAGCAAACCATATTTCCTTTGGCTAGATTTATGCACAGCGTCATCTTCCAACAAGGAGCTCAGAGAGACCACCTACCTTGGCCAGTCCGAGCAGAGAGGCCAGCAGGAGGCCTTGGACTATGAGACCACAGCCAGCAGTAGCTCAGACCAAGAGTCGGAGGAGGAGAGAACTTGCAACAAAACCATCACTTCACCTGC cagcagcagctgtagctGTGAGAGTCGATGGCTGGAAGAGAGAGCGGAGGTGGGCAGCAGCTGGAGCTGGTTGCAGCTGCGTTTGTCTGAGCTGGAGGGGAGGATACAACAACTGGTGGAGCTCCACAAGCACGTCCGCTCTACCAAA GGTCAAGTGGTGCTTGCAGCATCGACGGACAGGCTGAATGACGCTGAATCTTGCAGCCCCACGCGCCTTCTTCACAACATGGAGAAGCAG AGTGCCCAGGTGTCGAGTCTGATTCCTCCTCTCAGCTTTTCACCGCCCGCAAAACAAGCACAGACCTGTCGAGCAGAGAGAAGCTTCATAAG TGGTCTGAACGGGGGCAATGTTTTTGTGCCAAGCAGCATCAAGAGAAGCAGAATGGGGACCACAAGGCTGTACAAGGCTGACGTATCAAGGGGTTGTGCCCGGACCCGACCTTTGTTATTTTGCCAAAAGCCCAAACTGTTCAACATCTACAGCCCTGATGATAGTCAACAG GACTCACTCTCATCGTCTTCATGTTCTTGTTCCTCCTGTGATCCTGTCGTCCTCTGTTCTGATCATGACGGCAGCTCCAGCTCGGCCATGTCCCTGAGGAAGCACACTTCCAGACCTCACTATGTGTTGTCACCTTTATTTG ACACTCCACTGGCCCACGACTTACAGAGAACCTTTGCTGGAGAAGAATGGTCCCAAAGGCCATTAGTTATCAACGCCCATTCATCAGCTCCAGCCCTCCACCACAGATGTGAATCCACACCACTGCACAACA GTCATAAGCACAGGCAGCATGCGAGGCATCGTAAAAGCAGAGATATTGGTCTGTCCATCATCAGGAGTCGACGCAGAAGAGCTAAtcacaggaagaggaagcaAAGACGCATCCGAATGCTGATAAAAG atgaggatgatgacgaTCAGTACCAGCCGTGGGAGCTTGAGGAATTTTCAGATGGAGTGCTGGAGGAAAGCTacacacagttttcacacaAGCAGACCTCTCAA GGCTCTATTGTCAAATGCCATGGAGTGACTGTGTGTAGCGTCAATGACATCGTCATCCCCAGCTCACTGACTAAAGTGAAAAAGCTGCAGTACAAAGACATCCTCACACCTCG gtggAGAGTGGTGTCCACCCAGTCTCTGATGGAGCACCAGGCGGACGATGAGGACGGACAG GTCGAAGATCTCTGTGATGAATTCTTTGGTCAGAGGCACATGGCTTTGGAGCACTGGGAGAGTATGCGCTGGTCTTCCTGGGGAAAGAGAAAACGCTGCAGGCGTTCTAcaag CAGGCTGTGTGACAATGGGGTCGGGATGTGCACATCAGGAGAGGAGAGTTCTGCGGAGTGGAGTGGTGCTCAGCTGGAAAATGGTGAACAGCCGAGCTCAGAGGAGTGGCTG CCTCAGACTCCTTGGAAACCACGACTGTTTCCTttggatgaggaagaggaagaagctcTCCTCTGTGATAGAGCAGAAAACATTCCCTCATGTTGGTCACGGTCTGGTTCTGTCTCCTGCTCATCAATGAACTCTTAA
- the kansl1l gene encoding KAT8 regulatory NSL complex subunit 1-like protein isoform X2, with translation MAPALTKILKRGHGIHLSSPSSTARVDSNKGSVLSTESGSDIRFTEDNDPQMMWLNVLSFPSLESCLPMSSLNVPAKPMFSCQQASDNQWFLCSPASLLSFLSFNEDQRISHQEVSFLPGVPDMFLGTVPEHNGQEACPLHGFDAAHECGPDGGDVHRSPLTLSAVSPSDSRGDIRSQGYSLFFAPPQTVSQERAANMGCAPPVAVQSCGGRLNVDQLPSRSVLEEAGRKQHSTQAGLYGQAWSKPYFLWLDLCTASSSNKELRETTYLGQSEQRGQQEALDYETTASSSSDQESEEERTCNKTITSPASSCSCESRWLEERAEVGSSWSWLQLRLSELEGRIQQLVELHKHVRSTKGQVVLAASTDRLNDAESCSPTRLLHNMEKQSAQVSSLIPPLSFSPPAKQAQTCRAERSFISGLNGGNVFVPSSIKRSRMGTTRLYKADVSRGCARTRPLLFCQKPKLFNIYSPDDSQQDSLSSSSCSCSSCDPVVLCSDHDGSSSSAMSLRKHTSRPHYVLSPLFDTPLAHDLQRTFAGEEWSQRPLVINAHSSAPALHHRCESTPLHNSHKHRQHARHRKSRDIGLSIIRSRRRRANHRKRKQRRIRMLIKDEDDDDQYQPWELEEFSDGVLEESYTQFSHKQTSQGSIVKCHGVTVCSVNDIVIPSSLTKVKKLQYKDILTPRWRVVSTQSLMEHQADDEDGQVEDLCDEFFGQRHMALEHWESMRWSSWGKRKRCRRSTSRLCDNGVGMCTSGEESSAEWSGAQLENGEQPSSEEWLPQTPWKPRLFPLDEEEEEALLCDRAENIPSCWSRSGSVSCSSMNS, from the exons ATGGCCCCAGCTCTGACTAAAATCCTGAAACGGGGCCATGGcatccacctgtcctcaccttcCTCTACTGCCAGAGTGGACTCAAATAAGGGGTCCGTGCTAAGTACTGAGTCTGGGTCTGACATCAGATTCACAGAAGACAACGACCCCCAGATGATGTGGTTGAACGTTTTGTCGTTTCCCTCTCTGGAGTCCTGCCTGCCCATGAGCTCCCTGAATGTCCCTGCCAAACCCATGTTTTCCTGTCAGCAGGCATCTGACAATCAGTGGTTCCTCTGCAGCCCGGCTTCCCTCCTCAGCTTCCTGTCCTTCAATGAAGATCAGAGAATTTCTCATCAGGAGGTCTCCTTCTTACCAGGTGTACCAGACATGTTTTTAGGCACTGTACCTGAGCACAATGGCCAAGAGGCTTGTCCTCTGCATGGCTTTGATGCTGCTCATGAATGTGGGCCAGATGGTGGTGATGTGCATCGCTCCCCTCTTACACTTAGTGCCGTTTCTCCTTCCGATTCCCGGGGGGACATTAGGTCCCAGGGttactctctcttttttgcaCCCCCACAGACAGTCTCACAGGAGAGAGCAGCCAACATGGGCTGTGCTCCTCCAGTTGCAGTGCAGTCTTGCGGTGGCAGGTTGAACGTTGACCAGCTGCCATCCAGATCTGTGCTGGAGGAGGCTGGTAGAAAGCAGCATTCTACACAGGCAGGGCTTTATGGCCAAGCTTGGAGCAAACCATATTTCCTTTGGCTAGATTTATGCACAGCGTCATCTTCCAACAAGGAGCTCAGAGAGACCACCTACCTTGGCCAGTCCGAGCAGAGAGGCCAGCAGGAGGCCTTGGACTATGAGACCACAGCCAGCAGTAGCTCAGACCAAGAGTCGGAGGAGGAGAGAACTTGCAACAAAACCATCACTTCACCTGC cagcagctgtagctGTGAGAGTCGATGGCTGGAAGAGAGAGCGGAGGTGGGCAGCAGCTGGAGCTGGTTGCAGCTGCGTTTGTCTGAGCTGGAGGGGAGGATACAACAACTGGTGGAGCTCCACAAGCACGTCCGCTCTACCAAA GGTCAAGTGGTGCTTGCAGCATCGACGGACAGGCTGAATGACGCTGAATCTTGCAGCCCCACGCGCCTTCTTCACAACATGGAGAAGCAG AGTGCCCAGGTGTCGAGTCTGATTCCTCCTCTCAGCTTTTCACCGCCCGCAAAACAAGCACAGACCTGTCGAGCAGAGAGAAGCTTCATAAG TGGTCTGAACGGGGGCAATGTTTTTGTGCCAAGCAGCATCAAGAGAAGCAGAATGGGGACCACAAGGCTGTACAAGGCTGACGTATCAAGGGGTTGTGCCCGGACCCGACCTTTGTTATTTTGCCAAAAGCCCAAACTGTTCAACATCTACAGCCCTGATGATAGTCAACAG GACTCACTCTCATCGTCTTCATGTTCTTGTTCCTCCTGTGATCCTGTCGTCCTCTGTTCTGATCATGACGGCAGCTCCAGCTCGGCCATGTCCCTGAGGAAGCACACTTCCAGACCTCACTATGTGTTGTCACCTTTATTTG ACACTCCACTGGCCCACGACTTACAGAGAACCTTTGCTGGAGAAGAATGGTCCCAAAGGCCATTAGTTATCAACGCCCATTCATCAGCTCCAGCCCTCCACCACAGATGTGAATCCACACCACTGCACAACA GTCATAAGCACAGGCAGCATGCGAGGCATCGTAAAAGCAGAGATATTGGTCTGTCCATCATCAGGAGTCGACGCAGAAGAGCTAAtcacaggaagaggaagcaAAGACGCATCCGAATGCTGATAAAAG atgaggatgatgacgaTCAGTACCAGCCGTGGGAGCTTGAGGAATTTTCAGATGGAGTGCTGGAGGAAAGCTacacacagttttcacacaAGCAGACCTCTCAA GGCTCTATTGTCAAATGCCATGGAGTGACTGTGTGTAGCGTCAATGACATCGTCATCCCCAGCTCACTGACTAAAGTGAAAAAGCTGCAGTACAAAGACATCCTCACACCTCG gtggAGAGTGGTGTCCACCCAGTCTCTGATGGAGCACCAGGCGGACGATGAGGACGGACAG GTCGAAGATCTCTGTGATGAATTCTTTGGTCAGAGGCACATGGCTTTGGAGCACTGGGAGAGTATGCGCTGGTCTTCCTGGGGAAAGAGAAAACGCTGCAGGCGTTCTAcaag CAGGCTGTGTGACAATGGGGTCGGGATGTGCACATCAGGAGAGGAGAGTTCTGCGGAGTGGAGTGGTGCTCAGCTGGAAAATGGTGAACAGCCGAGCTCAGAGGAGTGGCTG CCTCAGACTCCTTGGAAACCACGACTGTTTCCTttggatgaggaagaggaagaagctcTCCTCTGTGATAGAGCAGAAAACATTCCCTCATGTTGGTCACGGTCTGGTTCTGTCTCCTGCTCATCAATGAACTCTTAA